From Diceros bicornis minor isolate mBicDic1 chromosome 8, mDicBic1.mat.cur, whole genome shotgun sequence, a single genomic window includes:
- the LOC131409240 gene encoding transmembrane protease serine 11B-like protein — MDDFTEEEMTKPVTASRTSLPLWMIALIVFGVLAILGITIGLLVHFLAVENTTYYYQGTFKVLDIPYNRNYERETSTETNYLSKILETKMVDAFQSSDIYRQYINSQVITLVPDSNSVTAHIWLIFKAPRSVKENIRGRIENILRQMLWNHSGSLTTDPNSLRLVEISKVNAEKIINNRCGRRARMSPTYDRVKGGSSAQEGEWPWQASLKKNGQHYCGASLISERSLVTAAHCFQKTKNPRNYTVSFGTKVNPPYMQHGVQQIIIHEDYIQGEHHDDIAVILLTEKVLFKNDVHRVCLPEATQIFAAGEGVVVTGWGALSYDGEYPVLLQKAPVKIIDTNTCNAREAYNGLVQDTMLCAGYMEGNIDACQGDSGGPLVYPNSRNIWYLVGIVSWGVECGKINKPGVYTRVTAYRNWIASKTGI; from the exons ATGGACGACTTCACTGAAGAGGAGATGACCAA ACCAGTCACAGCTTCCCGTACATCTTTGCCACTATGGATGATTGCCCTCATTGTGTTTGGAGTGTTGGCAATCCTGGGAATAACTATTGGTCTCCTGGTTCATTTTCTGGCCGTAG AAAACACAACCTACTATTACCAAGGTACCTTCAAAGTGCTGGACATCCCATATAATAGAAATTATGAAAGGGAGACATCAACAGAAACTAACTATCTTAGCAAAATTCTTGAGACTAAG ATggttgatgcatttcaaagttcTGACATTTACAGACAATATATCAATTCTCAAGTCATCACACTGGT TCCTGATAGCAACAGTGTGACAGCACACATATGGCTGATATTCAAGGCGCCCAGATCAGTGAAGGAAAACATAAGAGGAAGAATTGAAAACATCTTACGTCAGATGCTGTGGAACCACTCAGGATCCTTGACTACAGATCCTAACTCCCTAAGGCTTGTGG aAATCAGTAAGGTCAATGCTGAAAAGATTATCAACAACC GCTGTGGGAGACGAGCAAGGATGTCACCTACATATGATAGAGTCAAGGGAGGTTCCAGTGCTCAGGAAGGAGAATGGCCGTGGCAAGCAAGTCTCAAAAAGAATGGCCAACACTACTGTGGGGCATCTTTGATCAGTGAAAGATCCCTGGTGACTGCAGCTCACTGCTTTCAAAA gaCAAAAAATCCAAGAAACTATACTGTCAGCTTTGGCACTAAAGTAAATCCCCCCTATATGCAACATGGTGTTCAACAAATTATTATTCATGAAGACTACATCCAGGGTGAACATCATGATGATATTGCAGTCATCCTGCTCActgaaaaagttttatttaagaaTGATGTACATCGAGTTTGTCTTCCTGAAGCCACACAGATTTTTGCAGCAGGTGAAGGAGTTGTCGTTACAGGATGGGGAGCACTTTCATATGATG GTGAATATCCAGTGTTACTTCAGAAAGCACCTGTGAAGATTATTGATACAAACACTTGTAACGCTAGGGAAGCATATAATGGTCTGGTACAAGACACAATGCTATGTGCTGGGTACATGGAAGGAAACATCGATGCCTGCCAG GGTGACTCTGGAGGACCACTAGTTTATCCCAATTCTCGAAATATTTGGTACCTTGTTGGAATAGTGAGCTGGGGAGTCGAATGTGGTAAAATCAATAAGCCGGGTGTCTACACACGAGTAACCGCCTACCGCAACTGGATTGCCTCCAAGACTGGTATCTAA